In the Rubrivivax gelatinosus IL144 genome, GGCGCGTGGCGGGCGACGAAGGTGCAGGAGACGCCGCGCAGGGCGAGCGCGGGCGGGCCGGACGAACGGTCGGGGTCGGTCATGCGGGGGCGACAGGAGGCGGCGCTCGCCGCCGGTTCAGCCGTTCGGGTACTTCGTGTTCGCCCGCCGGACGAAGTCGTTCGTCCAGGCCGCGGGCAGGTCGAACTTGGCGCTCTTGAGCGACTCGTCGATGCTCTGCAGCGCGCGCAGCGCGGTCGCCGCGCCGGCTTCGGGGATCGTGCCGTCGGGCGACAGCGCGCCCTTGGCGGCGAGGAAGGCGTCGACGTAGATCGCGCGGTCGCCGAGCTGGTAGCTCTCGGGCACGGCCTTCAGGATGTCGCCGGCCCCGGCCTTCTGGATCCATTTGTCGGCGCGCACGATGGCGTTGGCCAGCGCCTGCACCGTCGTCGGGTTCCGGTCGACGAAGGCCTGCGGCGCGTACAGGCAGCCGGCCGGCATCGGCCCGCCGAAGAGCTTGTCGGCCTCGGCGACGATGCGCGTGTCCGAGACGATGCGGATCTCGTTGCCGCGGCGCAGCAGCGAGATCACCGGGTCGAGGTTGCTGATCGCGTCGATCTGCCCGGCGCGCATCGCCGCCACCGCACCCTGCGAGGCGCCGACGCCGACGATGGACACGTCGCTCGGCCTGAGCCCGGCGCGCGCCAGGAAGTAGTTGACCATCACGTTGGTCGACGAGCCCGGCGCGGTGACGCCGATCTTCTTGCCCTTCAGGTCGGCCGGCACGCGGTAGCCGGGCAGCGTCTTCGGGTTCACGCCCAGAACCACCTGCGGCGCGCGGCCCTGCAGCACGAAAGCGCGCAGGCGCTGGCCCTTGGCCTGCATGTTGACCGTGTGCTCGAAGGCGCCCGAGACGACGTCGGCGCTGCCGCCGACCAGCGCACGCAGCGCCTGGGCGCCGCCGGCGAAGTCGACGATCGAGACGTCCAGGCCCTCGGCCTTGAAGTAGCCCAGCTGCTCGGCCAAGGTGAGCGGCAGGTAATACAGCAGGTTCTTGCCGCCGACGGCCAGCGTCAGCTTCGGCTTCTCGAGCGTCTGGGCGCGCACGAGCGCCGGAGCGCCGATCGCGGTCGCGCCGGCGGCGAGGAGGAGATGGCGTCTGGAAGTCATGCGGCCACTCTAGTCCAGGGCTTTGCCGCTGCCCCTAGGAGCGATCCATGATTCGCACGCGGCCTGTCACCGACGCGGCAGGCCGGCGCGGGGCGCCGGCGGCGGTCGGCCGGCGGGCGCGGCGCCACGCGGCGCTGTTGGACGGCCTGCGGTGGCTGCAGACCCACGCGCCGCGCTTTCTTGTGGCTAAATGGTCGTCATCTGCCGGCATCTTTTGAACCGACTGTTTGACCTGGAGAGGTTTTGTTTCCACTTTCCAGGTGCAGGATGGTCGGAACCGCCCGAATACACGACATGAGCACGATCACCGCCCGCCCCCAGACGCTGGCCGAGGAGGTCGCCAACGCGATCAGCCACGGCATCGGATTCCTGCTCGCCGTGGCTTCGCTGCCGATCCTGGTGGTGTTCTCGGGCCCACGCGCGGGCACGGGCTACGTCGTCGGCGCCTGCGTCTTCTCGGTGACGATGATGGTGCTGTACCTGGCCTCGTCTGTGTACCACGCGCTGCCGGCCGGGCGGCTCAAGCAGTGGTTCCAGCGCGTGGACCACGCGGCGATCTTCCTCTTCATCGCCGGCAGCTACACGCCGTTCGCGCTGGGGCCGCTGCACGGCGCCTGGGGCTGGTCGCTGCTCGTCGCGGTATGGGCCATCGCCATCGTCGGCATCGTCGCCAAGGCCTTCGACCGGCTGGCGCACCCGCTGTGGTCCACCGGCCTGTACGTCGGCATGGGCTGGCTGGTGCTGGTGGCGATCGGGCCGCTGGTCGCGCACATGTCGACCGTCGGGCTGGTGATGCTGGTCGCCGGCGGCCTGGCCTATACCGGCGGCGCGGTCTTCTACCTGCTGGACAGCCGCCTGCGCTTCGCGCACTTCGTCTGGCACCTGTTCGTCATCGCCGGCAGCGTCTGCCACTTCTTCGCCGCGCTGCTGCACGCGGCCGGCACCCCGGCCTGAACGGCAGCGCTCAGCGCTGCGCGTACTCGCGCAGCAGCGCCAGCAGCGACGCCGCCGCGGCCTGCGTCTGCTCGCCGCGGTGGCGCATCCAGGGCAGCACCAGGAAGTCCGCCTGGTCGGCCACCGAGCCCCAGTGGCGCGCCCCGGGCACACGCGTGCGCAGGTCCTCGTAGCGCGTGCGGATCGCCGCCAGCCGTCCGGCGAGGCCGGCGTCGGGATCGTCGCCGCGCCCCAGCGCCTGCATCACGTCGAGCTCGATCAGCCCGGCGGCGGCCCAGAACTCCGGCTGCTCGGCCATGCGCCGCTCCAGCGACTGGCGCACGTCGTTCCAGCCGGCGCCGTCGGGCCCGTTCCAGTCGCCCTCGGCGGCATGCAGCGCGATCTCGGCGGCCAGGCGGTTGGCGCCGGGGTAGTAGAGCTCGTCGCTGTGCTGCTCGCGCGCCAGCGCCTCGGCGGCGAAGTAGGCCGCGTGCATCGCCTCCAGCGCCGCGCGTTCGCCGGCCGCGTCGCCGGCCAGGCGCTCCAGCATCACCCGGCGCTTGTGCGCCGAGCCGAGCAGCGACCAGCGCTCGACCGTGGGCTGCAGCGCCAGCAGCCGCTCGAGCTGTTCCACCGCGGCCTGCATCGCGCCGCGTGCCGTCTCCAGGGCCTCGCGGCCCGGCGCCGCGGCCCGCGTCGCGCGGCGCCCGCGTGCCGACGCCGGTGCCGCGGCGGCCTCGCGCGCGGCGCGCTCGACCTGGCCCCAGGCCTGGCGCGCGCGCAGGTTGGCCAGCTGTTCGGCGGCGCGCAGCGAGGCGCTGCCGTCGTTGGCCGCCAGCGCGCGCTCGTACCAGGCGATGGCGCGCTCGGGGTCGCCGTTCTCGCTCCAGGCCACGCCGAAGGCTTCGGCGATCGCGCCCATGCCGCCCCAGCGGGGCTGGAAGCGTGTCTCCAGCCGCAGCAGGTGCTCGCTGCGGGCGCCCTGGCCGTCCTGGGCGCCGAACTTGGCGTCGGTCGCGATCTCCTCCAGCGTCAACGCCAGCCCGACCGGCGAGGAGATCTCGTCGTCCACCGCCTGGGCCGCGCTCGGCGCCACCTGGGCGTCGCCGGTGCGCGCGCGGAAGCTCCAGTCCGGGTCGCCGTAGCACTGGTAGGCCGCCCAGGTGTTGCCGCCGGCCAGCCAGGCGGCCTGCCGGGCGCGGGCCACGGCCTCGATGAAGGGCTCGCCGCTCAGCAGCGCGCGGTACAGCGTGGTCGCGAACTGCTGTGCCGGCTCGTCCTCGACGGCCCAGCCGGCGGCGACGACGCAGCGCACGCCGATGGCGATCAGCGCCTCGGCGACGGTGGCGGCGAAGCGGCTGCGGTCGAAGGAGGGCGGTACCAGCAGCTCCTTCTCGTCGCGTTCGGCGAGGTGGCAGCAGTTGACGAACACCAGCTCGGGCACGGTGCGCATGGCCTCGATCTCGGCGGCGCCGAGCACGGTGCCGCCGGACAGCACGACGCCGCCGGCCTCGCCGGGCTCGCCGTGGCCGGCGATGTGCACGATGCGGTAGCGCCGCTCCAGCAGCGCGTTGACGACCGGCAGCGCGTCCTGGCCGCCTTCGTCGGTGGCGATCAGCGCGTTGACACGATCGGCGCCGACGCCGGCCGGGCCGCGGAACAGCGCCGCCACCGCCTGCGCCTCGGCGCGGGCGCCGGGCAGGCGCGGGAAGTTGCGCGGCGCGCACGAGGGCTCGCCGATGATCAGCACCGCGTCGTCGGCGTTGGCGTCGACGACGCGTTCGCGGTAGTTGCCGGTGCGCAGCTTGCGCAGCAGCCGGCTGCGGATCGCCCAGGGCCAGGGGTTGCCGCCCGGCGCGGTGGCGTCGGGCGCGTCCAGCAGCTCCCAGGGGATGCCGGCGGTGGCGCTGTCGAGTTCGAGCAGCGTGCTCGTCGTGCCGCCCAGGAAGGGCTCCAGCTCGACCGGCACGAGCAGCTGGAACAGCGTGCGGCCCAGCCGCGGGTCGTCGTTGTCGTCGCGCGCCGCGCAGGAGACGATCTCGGCGACCAGCGCACGCTGCGTCTTGCGTGCACGCACCTCGCTGCGCGCGCGGCGCGAGTCCAGCGTGAAGTCGATGAAGCCGGCCTGCGCCGCGGTGACGCGGATGAAGTCGTAGTCGGCGCCGCGATAGGCGTCCAGCGAACGCCGGAGCGCGCCCAGGCCGCTGGCGATGGTCTCGTCGAGCTCCAGCGTGCCCGGCGCCGCGGTGACCTGCACGCGCAGGCCCTTCCAGGCCTCGGCGGCGCGTTCGAGGAACAGCTCGACCAGCGTCAGCCGCTGCACGCAGGGCCAGTTGGCGCGGGCCAGCAGGATGTTCGCGTCGCGCACGCCCTGCGCGATGGCGCGCGCCGCCCCGCCCGGCGAGATGCCCAGGCCGCCGCTGCCCAGCAGCGTCGCCGCGAGTTCGAAGCCGCTGCCGCCGCCTTCCTCGACCAGGCGCAGCGCCCAGGCCAGCACGCCCTGGCGCACGCTGCCGGCGAGCTCGTCGGTCGACAGCCCGCCTTCGGGCCCCAGGCCGACGACGATCACCGCTTCGGGCCGCGGCACCAGCGCGCCGCGCTCGGCCAGCGGCGACGGGTTGAGGAAGACCTGGCAGCTGCCCAGCGCGTTCGGGTACAGGCCCAGCCCCAGCGCCTGGTTCATCGCGCCGCCGATCATGCGGTCGACGGCACGCTCGGTGCCTTCCAGGCGCAAGGACTCGTAGTGGCCGACGAGCAGCGGCTGGCGCACGAAGCACAGGTTGCCGTTGTGCACGGTGACGCGCAGCGCCGGCGCGGCGCGGCGCTGCGGCGCCTCGGCGGCGGCGGCCGGCCGCAGGAAGACCGAACCGGGGCTGCCGGCGGGCAGCGCGTCGGCGCTGCTGCCGCGCGCCGGACGGCTGCGCACGTGGGCCACCGCGCCGCGTGTGGCGGCCAGCGGCGCCAGCCGCGCCGTGTCGCCGCGCTCCAGCAGCTCGGCGTAGGCCTCGAACGCCTCGGCGCGCGAGGGCAGCGCGCCGTGCTCGCAGTCCAGCGTCCAGGTGCGCACGCCGGGCAGCAGCGCCGAAGGCAGCGGCACGCGGCCGTCGCCGCCGTCCACCGCGTCGAGGTAGACGAGGCCGCTGTCGCGCCACTCGTAGCCGTCGGGCGTGAACCTGGCGTGGCCGGTGACGAGCAGCAGCCGGTCGGCCACCGCGGGCAGCACCTCGTGCAGCTGGGCGTCCAGGCGCCGGCGCAGCGCCGCGGCACGGTCGAGCACCGGCTGCGGCGGCACGCCCCATTCGTAGGCCGGCACACGTTCGTCCCAGCCGTCGGAGGGCTGGTGCCAGGCGTTGAAGCGGCGCGCCGCGTCCAGGTCGCGCTGGGCGATGGCCTTCCAGGTGGCGGCGTTGCCGAGGTCGCGCGGGTCGTCGACGAGCCCGGCCTGCAGCTGCAGAAAGCCCGGGAAGCCGGCCATCAGCGTGCGTGCCTGGTGGTCGCGCAGCGGCAGGCCGAAGGCGGCCATCGCGTTGCCGAACGTGTCGTCGCCGGACAGTACCTGCATCGGCGACCACGAGCCGCC is a window encoding:
- a CDS encoding ABC transporter substrate-binding protein; its protein translation is MTSRRHLLLAAGATAIGAPALVRAQTLEKPKLTLAVGGKNLLYYLPLTLAEQLGYFKAEGLDVSIVDFAGGAQALRALVGGSADVVSGAFEHTVNMQAKGQRLRAFVLQGRAPQVVLGVNPKTLPGYRVPADLKGKKIGVTAPGSSTNVMVNYFLARAGLRPSDVSIVGVGASQGAVAAMRAGQIDAISNLDPVISLLRRGNEIRIVSDTRIVAEADKLFGGPMPAGCLYAPQAFVDRNPTTVQALANAIVRADKWIQKAGAGDILKAVPESYQLGDRAIYVDAFLAAKGALSPDGTIPEAGAATALRALQSIDESLKSAKFDLPAAWTNDFVRRANTKYPNG
- the trhA gene encoding PAQR family membrane homeostasis protein TrhA, whose translation is MSTITARPQTLAEEVANAISHGIGFLLAVASLPILVVFSGPRAGTGYVVGACVFSVTMMVLYLASSVYHALPAGRLKQWFQRVDHAAIFLFIAGSYTPFALGPLHGAWGWSLLVAVWAIAIVGIVAKAFDRLAHPLWSTGLYVGMGWLVLVAIGPLVAHMSTVGLVMLVAGGLAYTGGAVFYLLDSRLRFAHFVWHLFVIAGSVCHFFAALLHAAGTPA
- a CDS encoding DUF7379 domain-containing protein, whose product is MATDAGSITFIVPARASRGAGSAAAPLGNRTLPGRVLDSVRVAALRAGADRQRLVARIGQDAVALHLAGGPVLVLHPENARDLLFAQAGAAQATRGAGQPAPAEVEVPVALRWAGLEPLAATRGLALPEGAALDAVEILTDLVRAPLADAAVEAIARHVDGQAGDAVYALEPGALTALKGRPACAAGSIGARADGGPLLVLAHGTFVDTESTFSKLWSEHPQGVQRLFEHYGGRVYALDHPTLGASPVRNALTLVQALAPGQPLRLHLVTHSRGGLVAEVLARMAADPAAALADFDRLAAQAGDWGEAARVLRPELQALADALAQRQVSVERVVRVACPARGTLLASRRLDAYVSVLKWALELAAIPVAPTLVDFLGEVARRRENWLQLPGLAAMTPDNPLVQWLNLSDATIPGELRVVAGDLQGDSLGSWVKTLLADAFYWTDNDIVVQTRSMYGGTPRAGGASFLLDRGGKVTHFDYFRNRRTADAVVQGLTEARPDGFGPIGPLSWAGRDSGGVRGSTTTTRTDGRVAADLPAVFVLPGILGSHLKVDGRRIWLGPHFLGGLPLLKYEPDTPDRVEPDGPVGEVYDELVQYLERTHQVIPFGYDWRRPLEDEARRLADAVTQALDARAASGQPVRLLAHSMGGLLARTLQLERPAVWQRLMERPGSRLLMLGTPNGGSWSPMQVLSGDDTFGNAMAAFGLPLRDHQARTLMAGFPGFLQLQAGLVDDPRDLGNAATWKAIAQRDLDAARRFNAWHQPSDGWDERVPAYEWGVPPQPVLDRAAALRRRLDAQLHEVLPAVADRLLLVTGHARFTPDGYEWRDSGLVYLDAVDGGDGRVPLPSALLPGVRTWTLDCEHGALPSRAEAFEAYAELLERGDTARLAPLAATRGAVAHVRSRPARGSSADALPAGSPGSVFLRPAAAAEAPQRRAAPALRVTVHNGNLCFVRQPLLVGHYESLRLEGTERAVDRMIGGAMNQALGLGLYPNALGSCQVFLNPSPLAERGALVPRPEAVIVVGLGPEGGLSTDELAGSVRQGVLAWALRLVEEGGGSGFELAATLLGSGGLGISPGGAARAIAQGVRDANILLARANWPCVQRLTLVELFLERAAEAWKGLRVQVTAAPGTLELDETIASGLGALRRSLDAYRGADYDFIRVTAAQAGFIDFTLDSRRARSEVRARKTQRALVAEIVSCAARDDNDDPRLGRTLFQLLVPVELEPFLGGTTSTLLELDSATAGIPWELLDAPDATAPGGNPWPWAIRSRLLRKLRTGNYRERVVDANADDAVLIIGEPSCAPRNFPRLPGARAEAQAVAALFRGPAGVGADRVNALIATDEGGQDALPVVNALLERRYRIVHIAGHGEPGEAGGVVLSGGTVLGAAEIEAMRTVPELVFVNCCHLAERDEKELLVPPSFDRSRFAATVAEALIAIGVRCVVAAGWAVEDEPAQQFATTLYRALLSGEPFIEAVARARQAAWLAGGNTWAAYQCYGDPDWSFRARTGDAQVAPSAAQAVDDEISSPVGLALTLEEIATDAKFGAQDGQGARSEHLLRLETRFQPRWGGMGAIAEAFGVAWSENGDPERAIAWYERALAANDGSASLRAAEQLANLRARQAWGQVERAAREAAAAPASARGRRATRAAAPGREALETARGAMQAAVEQLERLLALQPTVERWSLLGSAHKRRVMLERLAGDAAGERAALEAMHAAYFAAEALAREQHSDELYYPGANRLAAEIALHAAEGDWNGPDGAGWNDVRQSLERRMAEQPEFWAAAGLIELDVMQALGRGDDPDAGLAGRLAAIRTRYEDLRTRVPGARHWGSVADQADFLVLPWMRHRGEQTQAAAASLLALLREYAQR